One genomic window of Paramormyrops kingsleyae isolate MSU_618 chromosome 20, PKINGS_0.4, whole genome shotgun sequence includes the following:
- the LOC111850751 gene encoding SERTA domain-containing protein 2-like, whose amino-acid sequence MLGKGAKRKHDKDDDGLEGDAVVAAGRGGGPSKASYTLQRQTIFNMSLMKLYHPRAAVEPSLERRVLINNMLRRIQDELRREGGAQPLPLPLPASPPPEDPADEGFREPPPPPPGLAPPDSCLTPASLLEADASLFCSSPSPHTLLFHGAPSRPTPSPSPSKDGFSSALDEIEELCPDVATTTSPPPGASPQGPQLSPMLPAGGDLKARKPDVRGVVMATDPQPGSLDMSPCPPLSSSSSSTTSSSSSGFLTDLALDDILFADIDTSMYDFDACTSASGTGAAKIAPVMTADDLVKTLSPYGGPGTGPTSAAPSQPFKMDLAELDHIMEVLVGS is encoded by the coding sequence ATGTTGGGTAAAGGGGCAAAGCGGAAGCACGATAAGGATGATGACGGGCTGGAGGGCGACGCGGTGGTGGCAGCGGGGCGAGGGGGGGGCCCCTCTAAGGCATCCTACACACTGCAGCGACAGACCATCTTCAACATGTCGCTGATGAAGCTGTACCACCCGCGGGCAGCGGTCGAGCCCAGCCTGGAGCGCCGTGTGCTCATCAACAACATGTTGCGGCGTATCCAGGATGAGCTGCGGCGTGAGGGCGGGGCCCAGCCCCTGCCCCTCCCACTGCCCGCCTCCCCGCCCCCCGAGGACCCTGCCGATGAAGGGTTCCGCGAgccgccccccccgccacccGGGCTGGCGCCTCCAGACTCCTGCCTCACCCCAGCCTCCCTATTGGAGGCTGATGCCTCCCTCTTCTGcagctccccctccccacacacctTGCTCTTCCATGGCGCCCCCTCTAGGCCAACCCCTTCCCCGTCACCCTCCAAAGATGGCTTTTCCTCCGCCCTGGACGAAATTGAGGAGCTGTGTCCCGACGTCGCAACGACTACCTCCCCCCCTCCTGGAGCATCTCCTCAGGGGCCCCAACTATCCCCCATGCTCCCTGCAGGGGGAGACCTGAAAGCCAGAAAGCCCGACGTCCGAGGGGTGGTGATGGCGACAGACCCTCAACCTGGTAGCCTGGACATGAGCCCATGCCCCCCActctcttcttcctcctcatccaccacctcctcttcctcctcggGCTTCCTCACGGACCTGGCGCTAGACGACATCCTGTTTGCGGACATCGACACCTCCATGTATGACTTTGATGCGTGCACCTCCGCCTCAGGGACCGGCGCCGCCAAAATTGCCCCCGTGATGACGGCGGATGACCTGGTCAAGACTCTGTCGCCCTATGGCGGCCCTGGCACCGGTCCGACCTCAGCCGCTCCAAGCCAGCCTTTCAAAATGGACCTGGCCGAGCTGGACCACATCATGGAAGTCCTGGTGGGTTCCTGA